Proteins encoded within one genomic window of Balneolaceae bacterium:
- a CDS encoding zinc-dependent metalloprotease, translating into MFLFSRNGIWGIIGLLFLMSISACSNTKNISKIATSESSKEEKSDFESAIEKSTVYEGLFTVYQDTTDGSTKLEIQKDQLDKEFIYFGMSSDGVPEVGHFRGAFRDNKIIKVRKYFDKIEFVHVNNSFYFDDESPLSRAAAANISDAVLFSSKIEVNDEENGRILISADPLFLSESLHQVKPSPNPRSRPGEYSLGQLSSDKSKYAEIRSYPENTDVVVEYVYESPYVRGSTSDAITDGRSVTVQFQHTFIEMPENDYKLRFDDPRVGYFITQKDDQISTSATPFYDLIHRWKLEKKNPDAELSEPVEPIVWWIENTTPTGFRETIKNATLAWNEAFEEAGFKNAIRVKVQPDSADWDAGDIRYNVLRWTSSPEPPFGGYGPSFVNPRTGQILGADIMLEWAAFRAYTRSEDLFTGTFNSSADLNEAMDPRYCNIDQFLSEDRQFAASAILLMDDAGEQDLDGLQKEAMTRLILHEVGHTLGLNHNMQASSIFSPEEIYNPERDDESSLSGSVMDYHSINVNPNRDEQGRYYDLKPGPYDVWAIEYGYSPALNDPEAEQERLEEILSRSTDPELAFGNDADDMRSSGNGIDPRVMIRDMSSDPVGYSVERIELSKHLLDGLVEKYGTREGQSYQELRNAFVSVMGHRGTQTTVISRQIGGVYRDRAFIGQEGGTQPYTPVPAEKQRQAMSYLSEYLFAPDAFEQSHEVYKYLQAQRRGFNFYGDTEDPKVHDLVLGMQISVITHILHPNTMKRLTDSRTYGNTYAAADVVRDLTGAIFDADAQGNVNTFRQNAQVEYVKVLTAVLESDQHDNLAKSAALHNLQYIRGLMEEKDSVNNETMAHAAHVSFLVDEALESES; encoded by the coding sequence ATGTTTTTATTTTCCCGGAACGGTATTTGGGGAATCATCGGATTATTGTTTCTCATGTCGATATCCGCCTGTTCAAATACAAAGAACATCAGTAAGATCGCCACTTCAGAAAGCTCAAAAGAGGAAAAATCAGATTTTGAGTCAGCCATTGAAAAATCAACGGTGTATGAAGGCCTTTTTACTGTTTACCAGGATACCACGGATGGCTCAACTAAATTGGAAATTCAAAAAGATCAGCTCGACAAAGAATTTATCTATTTTGGTATGTCAAGTGATGGAGTTCCGGAGGTGGGTCACTTCAGAGGAGCGTTCCGCGATAACAAGATTATAAAAGTTCGAAAATATTTCGACAAGATTGAGTTCGTCCATGTAAACAACAGTTTCTATTTCGATGATGAGAGCCCATTAAGCCGGGCGGCGGCAGCGAATATTTCTGACGCTGTACTTTTTTCTTCAAAAATTGAAGTGAATGATGAAGAGAATGGAAGAATACTGATTAGTGCAGATCCGCTTTTCCTCTCAGAAAGTTTGCATCAGGTTAAGCCGAGTCCGAATCCGCGATCTCGTCCCGGAGAGTATTCCCTTGGCCAGCTGAGCAGTGATAAAAGTAAATATGCTGAGATTCGCAGCTATCCCGAAAATACAGACGTTGTTGTAGAATATGTTTATGAATCTCCCTATGTACGTGGTTCTACAAGTGATGCAATTACAGATGGCCGGTCCGTTACGGTACAATTTCAGCATACGTTTATTGAAATGCCGGAAAACGATTATAAACTACGGTTCGATGATCCTCGCGTTGGTTATTTTATCACACAAAAAGATGATCAGATTTCAACAAGTGCCACTCCGTTCTATGATTTGATTCATCGATGGAAATTAGAAAAGAAAAATCCGGACGCAGAACTCTCAGAACCTGTGGAACCGATTGTATGGTGGATTGAAAACACTACACCAACCGGATTCAGGGAAACGATAAAAAACGCAACGCTTGCATGGAATGAAGCGTTTGAGGAGGCCGGATTCAAAAATGCGATCCGGGTGAAAGTACAACCGGATTCTGCTGATTGGGATGCGGGCGATATACGGTATAATGTTCTGCGCTGGACCTCCTCACCCGAACCTCCTTTTGGCGGGTACGGGCCAAGTTTTGTGAACCCAAGAACCGGCCAAATTTTGGGCGCGGATATTATGCTGGAATGGGCTGCTTTTCGGGCATATACCAGGTCGGAGGACCTTTTTACGGGTACATTTAACTCATCGGCTGATTTGAACGAAGCGATGGATCCGAGATACTGTAATATTGATCAGTTTCTGAGTGAAGACAGACAATTTGCCGCAAGTGCAATTTTACTGATGGATGATGCCGGTGAACAAGATCTGGACGGCCTCCAAAAAGAGGCGATGACCCGGCTTATTCTCCATGAAGTGGGGCATACATTAGGCTTAAATCACAATATGCAGGCAAGTTCAATTTTTTCACCTGAAGAAATTTATAACCCGGAACGTGATGATGAAAGCAGCTTGAGCGGGTCGGTTATGGATTATCACTCCATTAATGTAAACCCGAACCGGGATGAGCAGGGACGTTACTACGATCTTAAACCCGGACCTTACGACGTTTGGGCTATTGAATATGGATATTCTCCTGCATTGAACGATCCTGAAGCTGAGCAAGAGCGTCTTGAAGAAATTCTATCACGTTCAACAGATCCGGAACTGGCTTTTGGAAATGATGCAGATGATATGCGATCATCGGGCAACGGAATTGATCCAAGAGTGATGATCCGTGATATGTCAAGTGATCCGGTAGGATACTCTGTGGAACGGATTGAGCTGAGTAAACATCTCCTGGATGGATTAGTGGAAAAATATGGAACCCGTGAAGGCCAGTCGTACCAGGAACTGCGCAATGCATTTGTGTCAGTTATGGGGCACAGGGGAACTCAGACTACTGTAATTTCACGACAAATTGGTGGAGTTTACAGAGACCGGGCATTTATCGGGCAGGAGGGAGGAACTCAACCTTACACACCCGTTCCTGCAGAGAAACAAAGGCAGGCGATGAGTTACCTGTCTGAATATCTGTTCGCCCCGGATGCTTTTGAGCAATCGCACGAGGTCTATAAATATCTACAGGCACAACGGCGTGGATTTAATTTTTATGGTGATACGGAAGATCCTAAAGTTCATGATTTAGTTCTGGGTATGCAGATTAGCGTAATCACTCACATCCTCCATCCAAATACGATGAAGAGACTCACGGATTCCAGAACATACGGAAATACGTACGCTGCGGCGGATGTAGTACGCGATCTAACCGGTGCCATCTTTGATGCTGATGCACAAGGCAATGTGAATACATTCAGGCAAAATGCCCAGGTTGAGTATGTGAAAGTGCTTACGGCAGTTCTTGAAAGCGATCAGCATGATAATCTTGCAAAATCAGCGGCCCTCCATAATCTGCAATATATTCGTGGTTTGATGGAGGAGAAGGACAGCGTAAATAACGAAACAATGGCTCACGCGGCTCATGTTAGCTTCTTGGTTGACGAAGCGTTGGAATCTGAGTCGTAA
- the rsmB gene encoding 16S rRNA (cytosine(967)-C(5))-methyltransferase RsmB: METEATARSVSIDLLLTFDEKGTLSYSDANKLEPRERAQVREYVQNILRRRSYLDFIINEFSSITVEDMKPLLKNILRLGLYELVFMSGTPDYASINEAVDIAKYNLGSKSGDLVNAILRNIQRDIDNLPKPAFKDRTKLVATTFSHPEWMVKRWVKRFGEREAFQLMQANNQRPHYYVRVNNLRTKTENFKLRMEKLDIEYKESDWLPGYFKVESVAPFIAKDLIKKGICLVQDIAAGFAPTIVEPMPGENIFDICAAPGTKTIVMADMMEAEGSITAIDINSDRLELLARSAMDYHAENIKIRRADARDLDLRLADGVLLDAPCTGTGVLSKRADLRWKRTEQDLEDCIKLQEELLDEAANHVKRDGRLIYSTCSIEPEENWEQIQKFLDNYDNFELEPLDDFLPESVLAEDGLAYQTLPHVHNCDGHFGVRLVRVK, encoded by the coding sequence TTGGAAACTGAAGCTACTGCACGGTCGGTAAGTATTGATCTACTTTTAACGTTTGATGAGAAGGGTACACTGAGTTATTCGGATGCGAATAAACTTGAGCCCAGAGAACGAGCACAAGTGCGAGAGTATGTGCAGAATATTCTGAGAAGGAGAAGTTACCTCGATTTTATCATCAATGAATTTTCGAGTATTACCGTAGAGGATATGAAACCTCTGCTTAAAAATATTTTGCGGCTGGGTTTGTATGAACTGGTGTTTATGAGCGGTACTCCCGATTACGCATCCATCAACGAGGCAGTTGATATTGCCAAGTACAATTTGGGGTCTAAATCAGGCGACCTGGTGAATGCAATTCTCAGAAATATTCAGCGCGATATCGACAATCTGCCAAAACCTGCTTTTAAAGACAGAACAAAACTTGTGGCAACTACTTTTTCACATCCCGAGTGGATGGTAAAACGGTGGGTAAAACGATTTGGCGAACGCGAAGCTTTCCAGTTAATGCAGGCCAATAATCAGCGCCCCCACTACTATGTTCGTGTGAATAACCTGCGCACCAAGACAGAGAATTTTAAATTGCGAATGGAGAAGCTGGACATTGAATATAAGGAGAGCGACTGGCTTCCCGGTTATTTTAAAGTGGAATCCGTTGCACCCTTTATCGCCAAGGATTTGATTAAGAAAGGAATCTGCCTTGTGCAGGATATTGCCGCTGGCTTTGCTCCCACCATTGTTGAACCGATGCCCGGAGAAAATATTTTTGATATCTGTGCAGCACCCGGCACAAAAACCATTGTAATGGCTGATATGATGGAAGCTGAAGGATCCATCACGGCTATTGACATCAACTCAGACAGGCTTGAACTACTCGCCAGAAGCGCAATGGACTATCATGCTGAAAATATAAAAATACGAAGAGCGGATGCCAGGGATCTGGATCTCAGACTGGCTGATGGGGTCCTGCTTGATGCACCGTGTACAGGAACAGGCGTTTTGAGTAAACGTGCCGATCTCCGCTGGAAACGAACAGAACAAGATCTGGAAGATTGCATCAAACTTCAGGAAGAGTTATTGGATGAAGCGGCCAACCATGTAAAACGAGACGGGCGTTTGATCTACAGTACATGCTCTATCGAACCGGAGGAGAACTGGGAGCAGATCCAGAAGTTCCTCGACAATTATGATAATTTTGAGCTCGAACCACTCGATGACTTTCTGCCGGAAAGCGTTTTGGCTGAAGACGGCTTAGCTTATCAAACACTGCCGCATGTCCACAATTGCGACGGACATTTTGGCGTTCGGTTAGTTCGGGTAAAATAA
- the ade gene encoding adenine deaminase, whose amino-acid sequence MKSIKGKIVDPVSRQIFNGALKIQNQKIVEIRKVESVPDRYIMPGLVDSHIHIESSMLVPSEFARLAVRHGTVATVSDPHEIANVCGIEGVEYMIRNGKKVPLKFYFGVPSCVPATPFETSGAELDKDDVAELLKRDEIHYLSEMMNWPGVLNDEPDVLAKIKSALDLGKPVDGHAPGLKGNKARKYASANISTDHECFTKEEAVDKLNAGMFIAIREGSAAKNFDALVGLFDDFAEKLMFCSDDKHPDDLIRGHINKLVTRTLSLGYDLFDVLHAACVLPVRHYKLNVGLLQKGDPADFIIVDRPESMNIQQTWIDGNPVFKDSEILFPEIDASQINNFKPYPVEPNDFILKSNKSEQPVIVTRDGQLVTEKETVKLEIKNGAVQADPDRDILKIAVVNRYEKQPPALAFIKNFGIKNGAIASSVAHDSHNIIAVGSSEHYISRAVNLIMKNRGGISAVSKHQEKILPLPIAGLMSDQPGEEVAASYERLTKMARDLGSKLHSPFMTISFMALLVIPSLKLSDKGLFDGDTFEFVEQ is encoded by the coding sequence ATGAAATCTATAAAAGGAAAAATTGTTGATCCGGTTTCCCGGCAAATCTTCAACGGTGCGCTCAAAATTCAGAATCAAAAAATTGTTGAGATTCGGAAAGTTGAATCGGTACCCGACCGATATATCATGCCCGGGTTGGTCGACTCGCACATTCATATTGAGAGTTCCATGCTGGTGCCATCAGAATTTGCACGACTTGCCGTTCGGCATGGTACTGTAGCTACTGTTTCTGATCCGCATGAAATTGCCAATGTTTGCGGAATAGAAGGTGTGGAATATATGATCAGAAATGGGAAGAAAGTTCCGCTGAAATTTTACTTTGGCGTACCCTCTTGTGTTCCTGCAACTCCATTTGAAACTTCCGGAGCGGAACTGGATAAGGATGATGTAGCTGAACTGCTAAAACGTGATGAAATACACTATCTCTCTGAGATGATGAACTGGCCGGGAGTTTTAAATGATGAACCGGATGTTTTGGCAAAGATCAAATCTGCACTCGATCTCGGCAAACCCGTTGACGGCCATGCGCCCGGACTTAAAGGCAATAAAGCCCGGAAATATGCCTCTGCTAATATTTCTACAGATCATGAGTGCTTTACCAAAGAGGAAGCAGTGGACAAGCTCAACGCCGGAATGTTCATTGCTATCCGTGAGGGGAGCGCTGCTAAGAATTTCGATGCGTTGGTTGGCCTTTTTGATGATTTTGCGGAGAAACTCATGTTTTGTTCTGATGACAAGCATCCGGACGATCTGATTCGCGGTCACATCAATAAATTGGTAACTCGAACCCTCTCCCTTGGATATGATCTGTTTGATGTTCTGCATGCCGCGTGTGTACTGCCTGTTCGTCATTACAAGTTAAATGTTGGGTTGCTGCAAAAAGGAGATCCGGCGGATTTCATTATTGTTGATCGCCCGGAGTCAATGAATATTCAACAGACCTGGATTGATGGTAATCCTGTTTTTAAGGACAGTGAAATTCTGTTTCCTGAAATCGACGCGAGTCAGATCAACAATTTCAAACCATACCCTGTTGAGCCGAATGATTTCATACTGAAATCAAACAAGAGTGAACAGCCGGTCATTGTTACCAGGGATGGACAGTTGGTAACGGAGAAAGAAACTGTAAAGCTTGAGATCAAAAATGGGGCCGTTCAGGCAGATCCTGACCGCGATATTTTGAAAATTGCCGTCGTCAACCGATACGAAAAGCAACCACCGGCACTGGCTTTTATTAAAAATTTTGGGATTAAAAATGGCGCGATTGCCTCATCGGTTGCTCATGACTCACACAATATCATTGCCGTGGGTTCTTCCGAACATTATATAAGCAGAGCCGTCAATCTAATCATGAAGAATCGAGGTGGCATCTCTGCTGTTTCCAAACATCAGGAGAAAATTCTGCCGTTACCCATTGCCGGACTTATGAGTGATCAACCCGGAGAAGAGGTTGCAGCCAGCTACGAACGTCTAACTAAAATGGCCCGGGATTTAGGAAGCAAGCTGCACTCCCCTTTCATGACGATCTCATTTATGGCGCTACTTGTAATCCCAAGTTTAAAACTCAGCGATAAAGGTTTATTTGACGGGGATACCTTTGAATTTGTGGAGCAGTGA
- a CDS encoding valine--tRNA ligase, with protein MSKTQDIPKQYDPSTTEEKWYDYWEENGYFHSEPDDRESFAVVIPPPNVTGVLHMGHMLNNTIQDVLVRRARMLGKNTCWVPGTDHASIATEAKVVQKLRKEGITKRDLTRNEFLNHAWEWTEEHGGIILQQLRKLGASCDWKRTRFTLEDELYDTVIDCFIDLYERGYIYRGLRMVNWDPAAQTALSDEEVIHKEVQSKFYHVKYPIKDSNEYVTIATTRPETILADTAVCVNPDDERYQDLIGKTVIIPIVNREVKVIADEYVDPEFGTGCLKITPAHDENDYEIGQKHDLEIIDMLNPDGTLSDDAEHYIGKDRFEARKLITYDLEKAGLLVKVEEMANKVGYSERTDSVIEPRLSLQWFCKMDELSKPALENVMNDEVQFHPAKFKNSYKHWMENIRDWCISRQLWWGHQIPAWYFGQGEEDYVIAKTKEEALEKAQKKSGEELTIEDLRQDEDVLDTWFSSWLWPMSVFDPDFIKNKEPNKELEYYYPTQDLVTAPEIMFFWVARMIMAGYAFAGEKPFSNVYYHGIVRDEKRRKMSKSLGNSPDPLELIDQYGADGTRVGMLFASPAGNDLLFDIALCEQGRNFSNKIWNAYRFLTMNMEEDETYTPTTEIDPENLADKWMMGRIQTTLEEMEDDFSKYRLNEALKKIYSLVWDDFCDWYIEVCKADQPGENMPKENLERALGFFRNVDENASPIHTVHYRRDLAENPGSV; from the coding sequence ATGAGCAAAACACAGGATATACCAAAACAATACGATCCTTCCACCACAGAAGAAAAGTGGTACGACTATTGGGAAGAGAACGGCTATTTCCATTCTGAACCGGATGACCGCGAATCGTTTGCGGTTGTGATTCCGCCTCCGAATGTTACCGGTGTTCTGCACATGGGGCACATGCTCAATAACACTATCCAGGATGTTCTGGTGCGCCGTGCACGTATGCTTGGTAAAAATACCTGCTGGGTTCCCGGCACCGATCACGCCTCGATTGCAACGGAAGCAAAAGTTGTACAAAAGCTTCGGAAAGAAGGCATTACAAAACGAGATTTAACCCGCAATGAATTTCTGAATCATGCATGGGAATGGACTGAGGAACACGGGGGCATTATCCTTCAGCAGCTTCGTAAACTTGGTGCCTCCTGCGACTGGAAACGAACTCGCTTTACGCTTGAAGATGAGCTCTATGATACAGTTATCGACTGTTTTATTGATCTCTATGAGCGCGGCTATATCTATCGAGGACTCCGAATGGTAAACTGGGATCCCGCTGCTCAAACTGCTCTGAGTGATGAAGAGGTAATTCACAAAGAGGTGCAGTCCAAGTTTTATCATGTAAAATATCCAATTAAAGATTCGAATGAATATGTAACCATCGCAACAACCCGCCCCGAAACCATTTTGGCGGATACGGCTGTTTGTGTAAATCCTGATGATGAGCGATACCAGGATCTGATTGGTAAAACGGTGATTATCCCGATAGTTAATCGTGAAGTGAAAGTAATTGCCGATGAATATGTTGATCCCGAATTCGGGACTGGCTGCCTTAAAATCACTCCTGCACATGATGAGAACGATTATGAGATTGGGCAAAAGCATGATCTGGAAATTATCGACATGCTCAACCCCGACGGAACACTTTCTGATGATGCCGAACACTACATCGGCAAAGATCGGTTTGAGGCTCGAAAATTAATCACGTACGACTTAGAAAAAGCGGGACTTTTGGTAAAGGTCGAAGAGATGGCGAACAAAGTCGGTTATTCAGAAAGAACTGATTCTGTTATTGAACCGCGATTGTCTCTTCAGTGGTTTTGCAAAATGGATGAGCTGAGTAAACCTGCTCTCGAAAATGTGATGAACGATGAAGTTCAGTTTCATCCGGCGAAGTTCAAAAACAGCTACAAACACTGGATGGAAAACATTCGTGACTGGTGCATTTCGCGTCAGTTGTGGTGGGGACATCAGATTCCGGCCTGGTATTTTGGACAAGGTGAAGAGGATTATGTAATCGCCAAAACCAAAGAAGAAGCTCTCGAAAAAGCGCAAAAGAAATCAGGAGAAGAGTTGACGATTGAAGATCTCCGCCAGGACGAAGATGTTTTGGATACCTGGTTCTCCTCGTGGCTCTGGCCGATGTCTGTTTTTGATCCCGATTTTATCAAAAACAAAGAGCCCAACAAAGAATTAGAATACTATTATCCTACTCAGGATTTAGTAACCGCCCCCGAAATAATGTTTTTCTGGGTTGCCCGGATGATTATGGCCGGGTATGCCTTTGCCGGTGAAAAACCGTTCAGCAATGTCTATTATCACGGAATCGTTCGCGACGAGAAACGGCGTAAGATGTCGAAATCTTTAGGGAATTCACCTGATCCACTGGAACTGATTGACCAGTATGGGGCTGACGGAACCCGTGTTGGCATGCTCTTCGCCTCTCCTGCCGGGAATGACCTGTTGTTTGATATTGCACTTTGTGAGCAAGGGCGAAATTTCTCCAATAAAATATGGAACGCCTACCGGTTTCTCACCATGAATATGGAGGAGGATGAGACCTACACGCCAACAACCGAAATAGATCCAGAGAATCTGGCAGACAAATGGATGATGGGCCGCATTCAAACGACGCTGGAAGAGATGGAGGACGATTTTTCCAAGTACCGGTTGAATGAAGCTCTTAAAAAAATCTACTCACTCGTGTGGGATGATTTTTGTGATTGGTACATCGAGGTTTGTAAAGCAGACCAGCCCGGAGAAAACATGCCGAAAGAAAACCTGGAACGAGCACTCGGTTTCTTTCGAAATGTTGATGAAAATGCTTCACCCATTCACACCGTTCATTACAGAAGAGATTTGGCAGAGAATCCAGGATCGGTCTGA
- a CDS encoding OsmC family protein, with the protein MEFLAKSNTGQAMVKAGLHPATGGNGLSVCSGDMLLEALAACAGVTLNAVSTAIDCPLENATITAEGDLDFRGTLGVSKEAPVGFKEIRLHFDLQTDASDDQVASLLKLTERYCVVYQTLVSKPDITITHNK; encoded by the coding sequence ATGGAATTTCTTGCAAAATCGAATACAGGCCAGGCGATGGTAAAAGCCGGCCTGCATCCGGCAACGGGAGGTAACGGCTTATCTGTATGTTCCGGCGATATGCTTCTGGAAGCGTTGGCAGCCTGCGCCGGCGTAACCCTGAACGCAGTTTCAACGGCTATCGATTGTCCCCTGGAGAATGCAACCATCACAGCCGAGGGAGATCTTGACTTCAGGGGAACCCTGGGTGTTTCAAAAGAAGCACCGGTTGGATTTAAAGAGATTCGGCTTCATTTCGACCTGCAAACCGATGCGTCCGATGATCAAGTAGCATCTCTTTTAAAGCTCACCGAGCGATATTGTGTAGTCTATCAAACGCTGGTATCTAAACCGGATATTACAATCACCCATAATAAATAA
- the atpD gene encoding F0F1 ATP synthase subunit beta — protein sequence MNKGTVAQVIGPVVDVDFDHGQLPQILNALYIEREDGSKLYLEVAQHLGEDRVRTIAMDSTDGLVRDTEVIDTEDSISMPVGEDIRGRLFNVVGEAIDGIEAPEGKRSYPIHRDAPAFEDLATSSEMLETGIKVIDLLCPYAKGGKIGLFGGAGVGKTVLIQELINNIAKQHGGLSVFAGVGERTREGNDLLREFIESGVINYGDEFKKSMEEGEWDLSKVDHDVLNTSQATLVFGQMNEPPGARARVALSGLTVAEYFRDEVSRDILLFIDNIFRFTQAGSEVSALLGRMPSAVGYQPTLATEMGDLQERITSTKNGSITSVQAIYVPADDLTDPAPATTFSHLDATTVLSRALTQIGIYPAVDPLDSTSRILDPKVVGEAHYKCAQEVKEILQKYKDLQDIIAILGMDELSDEDKLVVSRARRIQRFLSQPFFVAEQFTGQTGEYVKIEETIKGFNMILDGEMDDLPENAFHLVGTIEQAQEKGKRILAEAEA from the coding sequence ATGAATAAAGGAACCGTAGCACAAGTTATTGGACCGGTTGTCGACGTTGATTTCGACCACGGTCAACTCCCCCAAATTTTAAATGCCCTGTATATAGAAAGAGAAGACGGATCAAAACTTTACCTGGAGGTAGCACAACATCTGGGTGAAGACAGGGTGCGAACTATTGCAATGGATTCTACCGATGGACTGGTACGAGATACTGAAGTTATCGATACCGAAGATTCTATCTCAATGCCGGTTGGCGAAGATATTCGAGGCCGTCTTTTTAATGTTGTAGGTGAAGCCATTGATGGAATTGAAGCGCCGGAGGGAAAACGATCTTATCCCATCCATCGTGATGCACCGGCTTTTGAAGATTTAGCCACCAGCAGTGAAATGCTTGAAACCGGTATTAAGGTAATTGACCTTCTCTGCCCATATGCCAAAGGGGGTAAAATTGGGTTATTTGGAGGTGCCGGTGTAGGTAAAACCGTATTGATCCAGGAGTTGATTAACAATATTGCGAAGCAACACGGTGGTTTGTCTGTATTTGCCGGCGTTGGAGAGCGAACCCGTGAAGGAAATGACCTTCTTCGTGAATTTATTGAATCAGGGGTTATCAACTATGGCGACGAATTTAAGAAATCGATGGAAGAGGGCGAATGGGATCTCTCCAAAGTAGATCACGATGTTTTAAATACATCCCAGGCAACACTTGTATTTGGCCAGATGAATGAGCCGCCGGGAGCACGTGCACGTGTAGCACTTTCCGGGTTAACAGTAGCAGAGTATTTCCGGGATGAGGTATCTCGTGATATTCTTCTTTTTATAGATAACATTTTCCGATTTACCCAGGCTGGTTCCGAGGTATCTGCACTTCTGGGACGTATGCCTTCGGCTGTTGGTTACCAGCCAACGCTGGCTACCGAGATGGGTGATCTGCAAGAGCGTATTACATCAACAAAGAACGGGTCAATTACATCAGTACAGGCGATATATGTACCTGCCGATGATCTTACTGACCCCGCACCTGCTACAACATTTTCTCACCTGGATGCAACAACTGTATTGAGCCGGGCATTGACACAAATTGGTATCTATCCCGCTGTGGATCCGCTGGATTCTACATCCCGAATTTTGGACCCTAAAGTTGTGGGAGAAGCTCACTACAAGTGTGCCCAGGAAGTGAAAGAAATTCTACAGAAATACAAAGATTTGCAGGATATTATTGCCATTCTTGGTATGGATGAGCTCTCAGATGAAGATAAACTGGTTGTGTCGCGTGCACGTCGGATTCAGCGATTCCTGAGCCAGCCATTCTTTGTAGCTGAACAGTTTACCGGTCAAACTGGTGAGTATGTAAAAATTGAGGAAACCATTAAAGGATTTAACATGATTCTGGACGGTGAAATGGACGATCTCCCTGAAAATGCATTCCACCTTGTGGGTACGATTGAGCAGGCTCAGGAGAAAGGAAAACGAATTCTTGCTGAAGCAGAAGCCTAA
- a CDS encoding class I SAM-dependent methyltransferase, which produces MINCTLCKSPDTDHLHTNNLYNYLICRHCDLVFVKPGERPAPEEEKKRYDQHENNPEDERYRNFLSQLFDPLKEKLEPNSYGLDYGSGPGPTLSIMLEEVGHSMEIYDPYYAKNESVLQNKYDFITSTETVEHFYNPAEEFEKLWPMLKPGGYFGIMTLLRPEDEPFSEWHYTYDETHVSFYSRKTFRWLADQLNAELSFEGNRVIILQKSL; this is translated from the coding sequence ATGATAAATTGCACACTTTGTAAAAGCCCCGACACAGATCACCTACACACTAATAATCTTTACAATTATCTTATTTGCCGACATTGCGATCTTGTATTTGTAAAACCGGGAGAACGTCCTGCACCGGAAGAGGAAAAAAAGCGATACGACCAGCATGAAAATAACCCGGAGGATGAACGCTACAGGAATTTTTTAAGCCAACTTTTTGATCCGCTCAAAGAAAAATTAGAACCCAATAGTTACGGGCTGGATTATGGATCCGGCCCCGGGCCCACTCTCAGCATTATGCTGGAAGAAGTAGGACACTCCATGGAAATTTATGACCCCTATTATGCAAAAAACGAATCTGTCCTGCAAAACAAGTACGACTTTATCACCTCAACAGAAACCGTAGAACATTTCTACAATCCGGCAGAAGAGTTTGAAAAGTTATGGCCGATGCTAAAACCCGGAGGTTATTTTGGTATCATGACACTTCTAAGGCCGGAAGATGAACCGTTTTCTGAGTGGCACTACACCTACGATGAAACTCACGTATCCTTTTATTCCAGGAAAACATTCCGGTGGCTGGCCGATCAACTGAATGCAGAACTTTCTTTTGAGGGGAACCGCGTGATCATTCTTCAAAAAAGCTTGTGA
- the atpC gene encoding ATP synthase F1 subunit epsilon has protein sequence MATTYQAQLLTPEGSRFEGQVEGVRVPGSSGDFQMLHNHAPIVSSLGIGKIVIKQKGEKELNFAVSGGFVEMSNNQLTILAEKAEKSTEIDRDEALKHRDDIREKLNSLKYRSDDIETKLAIAENRLKIAES, from the coding sequence TTGGCAACAACTTATCAAGCACAACTTTTAACACCAGAAGGTTCTCGATTCGAGGGTCAGGTTGAAGGTGTACGCGTACCGGGCAGCAGTGGTGATTTCCAGATGCTGCATAACCACGCTCCTATTGTTTCTTCTCTTGGCATTGGAAAAATTGTCATCAAACAAAAGGGAGAAAAAGAATTAAATTTTGCTGTAAGTGGCGGTTTTGTTGAGATGAGCAATAATCAATTAACAATTCTTGCTGAAAAGGCCGAAAAATCAACCGAGATAGACAGGGACGAAGCCTTGAAGCACCGGGATGATATCAGAGAAAAGCTAAATTCGCTCAAATACAGAAGCGATGATATTGAAACCAAGCTTGCAATTGCTGAGAATCGGCTGAAAATAGCCGAATCTTAA